TCGGCGCCTGCGAGGGGATGGCCCTGGGCGTGAAGGCCGGGTTGGATCCGCGGATTCTGCTCGACGTCATCAAGCCGAGCATGGGCCACAGCACGTTCATGGAAAGGACCATGAAGCTGTCCCTGGACGGCCAACCGCTTCACTTCGTGACTGATGGGGCGGTCAAGGATCTTCGTCTGTGTGTCGAACTGGGCAGGGACCTGGGCGTGCCGCTGGCGGCGGGTCCGCTGGTGGAAACGCTGGTGACCCGGTACCGGGACGCGGGACACGGTCAGGAGGACACCCTCACGTACATCCGTGACTACATGCGGCGGTCAGGCGTCGATTGGGGATAAACACCCCTCCTTACAAAAAAAGGGCGCCCGCGAGGGGCGCCCTTACGTTTTCCACAGTAGTGGGATGCGTCAGAAATAGACCTTCAAGGCAGTTTGTATCACCCGGCCGAACAACGCGCTACTGACCCTTCCGAAGGCTGCACTCTGAATATTGGAGCTCGGTCCCCCGAAGTTCGGGTGGTTGAAGGCATTGAAGAACTCGAACCTGAGCTGCAACCGCCCCTCTTCGGTGGGTAGCATCGGCAGGGCCCAGTTCTTGATCAGAGCCAGATCCTGGTTGATGATGCCGTCCCGATCGATGATATTCCGGCCGCTGTTCCCATATGTATTGATGGGATTCAAGGCAAAGGCGGCCGTATTGAACCATTGTTGGATGTCCTGGTTGCCCCTGGTGCCGTTGCGCAACCGGTTCGGCTGACGCGCGTTGTACGTGCTTCCCGTGTTGGAGTTGTCGCTGGACATGCCGATCGTAATCGGCAGTCCGCTGTTCAGCGTCGTAATTCCACCAAACTGCCAACCGCCCAGGAGATTCCGGATCAAGCCGGACTGTCCTTCCATTTTCGGAAGCAGGTAGTTCCAACTGAACGACAGACGATGTCCCATATCCCAATCGCTTCGAGCGTTGTTGGTGTCGGTGAGCCGATACGTCGTCACCGACCCAAAGGAATCCCAGTCGGTTGTCTTCGCATAGGTATAGCCCATAAGGAAGCTCAATTTGGTGCCGGTTTTTCTGAGGGTGACTTGAAGCGCATTGTAGTCGGACATCCCCGCACCGGCATCCTGGATATTGAAGCCGATATTGGGCCAGGGGCGCCGCTCCTGTTCGAAGGGGGGCGCGCCAAGCTGCGGAAGCGGCCGATTGAGTTCCTGCCTCTGGGACAGCTTCCTTCCCGTCGATCCGACATAGGCCGTCTCAAGCAGGACTTGGCCCGGAAGCATGTTCTGGATACTCAGGGTCCAGTTCTGCAGATAAGGGCTCCGTCTCTTGCTGGTAATCAGTGAGACGTACCCGATCGGATCGCTCATATCCAGAATCTCGTTAAAGTTGTCCGGATCGAATACGGGAGGATCCTTGAACAGTGTGGCGATGTCGATGGGGTTCTTCGGGTCCCGGCTGATGGCGTTGTTGATGAATGCATTCTGCGGACCGGAGCTGTCCCAGGCCAGATCGTTACCCGGTGTTTCATCATAGAAGACACCGTAGCTGCCCCGGAGCACGAAATTCTGGTTGGCAGTGGGTGTCCAGGCGAACCCGATCCGGGGAGCAAAGTCATTGAAGTCGGTGTCGATGAGACTCCCGGGCCCTCCAAAGATCACGCCTCCGCGCGGACGCGTGAAGTCCATGATGTCCAGATAGTTGCCCCCTTCAGGTCCCACCTCCAGAGCCAGCCAGGGGTGCACCTGGTAGCGCAAGGCCAGGGTCAGGCTGAAATTGGGCGTGACGCGGATGCGGTCCTCGAAATAGGCGTCCCACCACATGGAGACTCGATTCGCTCCGGCCGCCGCGGCGCCCGTGGAGTTCTCGGGATGTCCCAACAGGAAATCGGCAACGTCGTTCCCGGTAATGATTCCCGAAAATTGGAAGTTCCCCTGGGTCCATGAAGCAGCCAGTTGCTGTGTGAACCGGTCGATGATGGTCATGCCGAAGGTCATCTCGTGCCGGCCCTGGGTGTAGCTCATGTCGGCCATGTAGTAGAGGTCGTTGTTGACCGGGACGATGCAGTTGCCGGCGCCGCCAAAACGCGTATAGCTGACCATGCCTGCAGCCGGGGCATAGTTGCAGGTCCGAGTCGTGTTGATGTTCCGGATGCCGTACCTCTCCGACCAGATCGGGTCCGTGTCCCGTTCCAGGTTTTGCGCCAGCGACATGATGGCGCGGTTCAATCCGGCCCGCGCATCCAGAACCAGGTTATTGGCGAATACGTGGGTCCAGTTGACGACGGCATTTCTTCCGTAGAGCGGATACTCGACATTCGCGCCTCTGTTGATTCTGCTGTCGAACAGTTGCGAGTCGGAGTGGATCACACGGGCAAAGACTTTATCGTTGTCTGTAGCCTGCCAATCTCCACGCCAGATCCATTTCGTGTCGTCCTGGATTCTCGGCGCCGCACCCGTGAAGTTGTTGGCGGTGCCCGGAAGATTGGGCGCCGGGATCAGTCCATCCTCCATGTAC
The sequence above is a segment of the Acidobacteriota bacterium genome. Coding sequences within it:
- a CDS encoding carboxypeptidase regulatory-like domain-containing protein, which produces MRRNSLALVLLVAIVLASTGGLRAQAEGSGTITGRVLDDTTAVVPGADVEAVNEATGLRRTGISNEQGVFSFAALPVGSYTLSVEMPGFKKAVVEGIQLEVFAVVDHTLTLQVGEVSDTVLVTAEATVVDRRTAELGTVIGEEMVEELPLNGRGFLQLAGIQAGVQAGDSAPGVAQWAYGPRQTSAAISGTRVSSTSYVFDGIPFKEHFYGAPGALVQVDAISEFKVQKGFFTGRGQTPGVVSVVTKQGTNAISGSAWFFHRNDNLDARSFFDRELGEFRQHQWGFEVGGPVLKDKLFWYVSLEGLNSSRFNTQFLTVPPTRFLQGDFSSLSTPVIDPMTGEPFPNNQIPSNRIHPWARLYMEDGLIPAPNLPGTANNFTGAAPRIQDDTKWIWRGDWQATDNDKVFARVIHSDSQLFDSRINRGANVEYPLYGRNAVVNWTHVFANNLVLDARAGLNRAIMSLAQNLERDTDPIWSERYGIRNINTTRTCNYAPAAGMVSYTRFGGAGNCIVPVNNDLYYMADMSYTQGRHEMTFGMTIIDRFTQQLAASWTQGNFQFSGIITGNDVADFLLGHPENSTGAAAAGANRVSMWWDAYFEDRIRVTPNFSLTLALRYQVHPWLALEVGPEGGNYLDIMDFTRPRGGVIFGGPGSLIDTDFNDFAPRIGFAWTPTANQNFVLRGSYGVFYDETPGNDLAWDSSGPQNAFINNAISRDPKNPIDIATLFKDPPVFDPDNFNEILDMSDPIGYVSLITSKRRSPYLQNWTLSIQNMLPGQVLLETAYVGSTGRKLSQRQELNRPLPQLGAPPFEQERRPWPNIGFNIQDAGAGMSDYNALQVTLRKTGTKLSFLMGYTYAKTTDWDSFGSVTTYRLTDTNNARSDWDMGHRLSFSWNYLLPKMEGQSGLIRNLLGGWQFGGITTLNSGLPITIGMSSDNSNTGSTYNARQPNRLRNGTRGNQDIQQWFNTAAFALNPINTYGNSGRNIIDRDGIINQDLALIKNWALPMLPTEEGRLQLRFEFFNAFNHPNFGGPSSNIQSAAFGRVSSALFGRVIQTALKVYF